ACATCTCTATGGATCACGCACTGCTCCCACTCTTCGTGAAGATAGAGCAGTACCGAGGCCAAGCCGAATGCAATCTCGTACCTCTCCGGCCATGTTAGCAGTCTCTCCTCGCTGTATAGATGGTAATCGAGGCTTTTGTTAGACATGTACTCATAGACAAGTAACAAATCATTTCTTTCATGGCAATAGCCAATGAGTTGCACAAGATTGCGATGCCTCAGCCGGCTTATAATCGTGACTTCCGATGTGTACTCCTTCTTCCCTTGCTTAGAATCTCTAGAAATCCTTTTGATTGCCACTTCTTGCTCCGGATCATGCAACACTCCCTTGTAAACCTTCCCGAAACCTCCTTCCCCAAGCTTTGCCTCCTCATCAAAATCTCCGGTTGCAATCACGAGTTCACTGTAAGAAAATTTCTTAGGGCCGCCACCTATCTCGAGagccatctcttcttcttcttcactgTAAGAAAATTTCTTAGGGCCGCCACCTTTCTCGAGagccatctcttcttcttctttcatccCTCCACACGCCCTCTTATAACATATTACGGACCCAACCAAAACCAGCCCACATGGCAAGATCCCAATACAAACAGCAAGCGCCACCTCTTTCATCTTGCTCTTCTTCTTTGCGTCAAAAGTTTCATCAGTTGGACTAGGTTCAGGACTGGGAGGAAGATCTTGAGAACTCAAATTGGAGGAGATGAAATCCCAAGAATAGATGCTATGCGACTCATAAAGAGTCCCAGTGGAAGCTGAGAAACCAACGGATACATTCTCAGGCAGGAATTCCCTCAAGTCCACAACATAAAACAGGCTCCAATTCCTCGGAGGATCTGAAGCTTTACTGAGGAAGACGCTCAAATTTTGAGTAACAGCATTGTATCTAATGGATGCAATGAATTGTACATTCTCTCTGATGCTAGCATTCAAGTCCGCTTGTGTTTTGGAAAAAATCGACCAAATATCAATGCCCACATGGTTCGCGCTCACGTCGCCAACTTCAGGGTTCCAGTAGCTATCAAATTCGACAGCCACGACCTTGTTCTCATCAGTTATATTGCCGTTATTTTTAAATAGTCCGAGCTTTGCACCGGACGACGTCGGTGGGTCCTGTACAAAAGGGAAGGGTGAGAGGAAGAAAGCAAGCCCATCGGCACTTACCTTTTGGCCAAAGCCGTTGATTGCAAATCTGAAATTTGTTGTGAAGTCGGCAACCGTTCCTGAATCCTTGTCCCAGAGGGGCACCGATTCAGAATATGTGGCGCTTCCAACGCTACTGCGAAGGTTAGCGCCCTGCTGATTCTGGGTCAGTTGGACGATGCTGCCGGCCAAATAGGCGTCGCCGTTGAAGCTTAAGTTCGGTTTATATGAGTTATTGCCAGAGAAGTTGAAAGAGAGTGGGCTTACAGGGGGGATCAGGAGGGATAACAACTGAAAGAGCATTAGGATCTGGAGAGAGCCAGACTTGTGGAAAGCCATTGCTTGGGAAGTGCAGGAGGCTTGCCAAGAGCTTGATATTTGAGTGGTAGAAAGACGAGGCAGCTGCCCCTTCGTCAACAAATGCGGAAGTTTATGATGTCTTCAATTAGAAAAGAACGTATTGATAGACCATAGCTTAGAAAACTATGGTGCGGTGCGCAAATTGATGGTATCTATCATAGGATGGACAGCTGCGCACGAGCATAGACTATGTGATACAAGCTACGTATATTATTTCATGGCCATCCATCATAAGATGGACGTCATTCATAGGTATACCGCACCTTGTGGTGCCGCACTCACTATAGGGAATCCGCGCATAAAACATTATTTCTATATACTAGATGGCGACGGGATGATGGCCGGCAGCCGCTATAAATTATTCAGCAGAGGACACccacaaaaaatttataaaaggaTCAGTTGGGTTTAAATAAGCATAACTAATTCCCAGTTTGGTGAtgcgaaaaaaagaaagaaaaactttCTTGACCCCTTCAACCAGAATCTATCAAAAGAATCTAAAAGGAAGTAGAAAATTTGGTGACAGtatgattcaaaaataaaaatacataatttttatttataatagtaaGATTTGTCCTAATATAGTTTGGATCGGATTTCTCTCATAGTTAAAATAGAGTTCAGTTCTTCAAAATTGATAAAATCAGTGAaaataaatattcaaaaattaaaattttataagaaataGAACTCGATTCCTGCATCGATCTTCCTTCAGCCCCTCTATTTAACTCTTCCTAGACTAAGAGACAACATGCCTgagcaaaatatttttcaaaaaaaaaaagtttgaacaGTCTACTATAAGGCTCAAATGatagaatttaaatttgatcGGTTAGAGCACTGTGCTCTTTAAAAGGTAACGCTACATTGTAAAGCTTGAGAAATTAtctgatttttgaaaaataaaaagaatatcatCTTAATCTAGTGTCATATTGTGGAGTTATAATCTTTGAAAGTTCATCACGTAACTTGCTTTTATGATATCGTAGATCTTGTTTCAAGACTCTGTTTAACTAGATTATAGTGGTCAAAGTAGTTTACATCAAGTTGGATGATCATTCTAAATTACTTAAAAAGTGGATAAGAGATATATTGACATATCCTTGACATAAATGGAAAATGGATATGCAGGAGGCAATGCTAATCCCTGACTATTATGATCAAACCTACGATAATTGAGAATTAGGGCCTCTTTGTGCTAGGGACAATGCCATCCACATTTCTACTTCcatgaattttatgaaaatagctgaAATGATCATTTTAGTTGCAAAATATAACTattcttttgatttaaaaatagtCATTATGACTTTTTTTTTATGTGTCTTTTCTTGGACACTCATTATGATTCCAATGGCGCTGTGGTACAAGATAATCATATAATGCATATAGTAAATGGCCATTAAACTGTTCTCAACTTCAGAAAAGAGGGGTAAAGTTATCTAAACAATGAAAAAGCCTTATCCTATGATTTCCCACTTTACCCTAAAACCATGTATTCTCATTGAGCTTAACTGCAACCTATCCTCCAAGGATTGCTTGTTCTATTTCCAAACCTAGTCTAAGGGTTTGGATCACTTGCTTGAAGTTGACCCTTCCAAGGTAAAAACTTAGCCTCATTTCAGCGATTTAGTAGGATGCAAATGTCATATCAGCTTGAGCCACATATGTTCAAATAAAATTGGGCATGGTCTTCTGCTACGGCCAATGATTAACATTGTATAGGCCAATTATCTTAACTCTAGAATGTCGAAGACTTGGTCTAGAAGTATTTATACTGCAATCAATTTAATTACCAAATCTACTCACTGGATAGCTAAACTACCAAGTCAATTAAGGGTGCATTTAGTTCATGATTGGAATCAAAGTTAGAATGGATTGAAATGAGAATCAGAATGATCGTATCTTTCGACATGTTTGGTTTATTATAAGAATCAGAATCGGAACagaaattgaaaattaaaaaagagTACAGATTGGATTTTGAAGAATTAAAGCATTttcattctttttcaaaattagaaCGGAAATAGAACTTCTCTAatcaaaagactaaaataaaaatCACTCATTCCTGCATTCATCTTAGGGTTCTACTCCCTCTAACTAAATGTCTTACTTGGATCAcgaaaagtatatatatatatatatatatatatatatatatatatatatatatatatatatatatatagatatagatatatatatatatatatagattttcTTATGGAATGCGATGGCTGCACGGCACGATTTTTTTGGCTATGCATTTGGGTGACGTCAAACAACACTAATTAAAGCTTTCTTGCAGTGGCTCCCAGTCTTCCACCATGGGCTCTCAATGCCAAACTCATAGGACATCGTATGAACATCTCTGAGAAGTCTTTTTTTTTGACGATAAACATCTCTAAGAAGTCGAGGTTGTTGTAGAAGGTCTGTCCTCATGTTAGTTTAGTATTTTCAATCCTTCCAGCCTTGGGATCAGATAGAGATGCCGTTATTGCTTCAAAGAGTCTGACAAagatcttaccaaaaaaaaaaaaaaagagtccgaCAAAGTTCttaccctaaaaaaaaaaaaagagtccgaCAACGTTCTGCCGGCCAGTCGAATATAAGTACTAGAAATCATATCTATGCATTTACAATCTTCACGCTCCAATAATGGAGGCAATGAATTGGATCTGGTCACGTGTCAGTCAGCCGACCGGAACCACCTTCCGCCAACGTCTGTAGGGAGAGTCGCCCTTTGGTATTAATTATTCTTGTGACGCTTTCGTTGGTGATGTGGCAAATTTCATAGAAAACAGTTGATGTTACGAACCTCGGTGGACTACAATTATAAGTCCATGCACGTTCCTTGATGTTTTAGCGTTGCTTTTTTaaattaacagcttatcatttaatTATATCAGCTAATGGAGTATCCGCTCATCTAGGGTTAAATTTTGATAGCAGTACTCATCTAGCGAGGCTACCAAAGAAAACACCAAATATATTATGTTGTGGATCCTTATCTCGATCTCGACTGCAACATCATCAACTCCATTCGAGCTGTAAAAGATGGATATCTGATAGATATACGGATATGCAACAAAGATGAAGATCATCGGACATACCCCATCAATAGTGGTTCTCGACTCTTCAACCCAGGACGATCTATTTTAGACCGTCCTAGACTGATCTATTCCAGATCATCAGATATTGACATGCATTCTATAGTCTCCATGATCTCGGCTCTAAATGATCCATTGTAGCTCGTCCACAGTCGAGCTATATTCTTTATTAACATATCCACCTCTTCTTCTAAATTGAAAAAAATCCAAATACAGTAGAATTTCTGTATGATCGAGTCTCctctaaaagaaaaatatcttatttgaatcaATCTGTGCAGCAAATCTGGAAGATTATTAGGACTATGAGATGGATACGACTTGAATTCTCTCTTATAAATAAAGAGGCTCTGGGACCCTCAAAATAAGCACTCAACTCCTTGCtctcttctcttattgttttctatctcttgacttgagcatcggagggtcttcatCGGAGAATAATCTGGTGAGGACTTCTTTGTAAGTGTTCGGGCAAAGCTCCGACAGCGGCTCTACCTTAGCCACATCTATCTTGGTGGTCGAACTCAAGCGGGGAGATTAGAAATAAtacttggtgctagaggaagggtctcgaCTAGTTTTGAGATTCTATTTTGAGAGGAGAGAGCTCACCATCGACCGTCATGAGGACTCGAAGGGGTGCATCGAACACATTGCAAcgctcctgttgggtataaaataccctccgatcgaagtttgtaaaagaccgacccttccaggatttttccggcttccgaccttgtgtgtggcgtCACTCCAAACCCCCTTGaccattcggacttctccgatagtgaacttctgcattcgtctaccgggccgccccaaaagctctctgggcctcaccaccagccgaccttctacagtgatcaactattctccgaacttctttcggactccgccaatatccgagcttcttcgacaatgagatttctacagtaatcagactccatccaagtttctacaatggtcgaccgtcttcaggattccaaccgggctcctgtgagagccgaacttctactacgggcagtctactccgaacttctactacgagcagtctactccaaactcctacagtgagcggtctactctggatatctactgtaagtaaaCTCCGTTCGAGCCTttgctgtaaacaaatttcttccgaacttccgttacaggtagacttcggccgagcttcttcgtagccgaatcccagacgagcttctaccatggggcaggatccaccggtcaggtcgttactccgagctcccatgacaaccgatcttcgatcgagctccaacaataagcggcctcctttcgaccTCCctcaagagccggacttcgtctgggcttccacagcagatggattccggacgagctttcacaatggatgggctccagcagctaaaTTTCTACAACAGCCGATCGCCTCTggatccctcagactcctccagcagacaagcctccccaatgccatctgaagtccaccaccgaccgaccttccgccaagttcctcatgaaaccggacttcttcgatggataatcttcagaggagcttccatatcaggcaaatcccagacggacttccctagcaattgggcTCCTATCGGACTTCGCCAATTGAAAGTCTTCATCtgagtctctacagcagatggttctcacctgtagcctcagcgcccaaggcctccgacaacagtagactcgtcaacgatctcgaaaacatctgagcttctcctggatcgacgaaacagagagccatttcgttccatcagacatcccagccgagcttcagctgacagattcgaactctttggcaagccacgatgagggccactaccctgctccactctctgcaacggattccacgcggctccaccactctctgacaagccatgacGAGGGCcgctatcctgctccactctctgcaacagattctgcatggctccactactctcggcaaatcacgacaacggccaccactccactctccataaccaactccacatggccctgagcgacccctgacgccactactttctgtaacaaactccagacgGCTCTGAACAACCCacgaccaggtggttacagacgtcgttgtcaatcggttacactttccatctataaataaggaccctcagatacgttcttctctaagctctgaaccctatctcaaaactttgctaaaatttttcctcgagcactccatttctgttgaagcagagtactgacttgagcgtcggagggtcttaccggagcacctccaactccagtttagactttccttgcaggttctgacggcggccgcggtcatcccgactccagcttctctggcttcagcggaattctgcaccaacagaattgacgctagaggaaggggcctgtatcttcgcagtaccttgttcttgaaggagtgctcaacgagattgcctccagtcatcttctccgacgtcctcctctccttctcctactagatcttcacctgatgcctccccgaaagatatctaccaggcgatccacggcctccgtggccagatctcaggctccgacctcgtccctgattttccaggctcctcctcctcctccagcaacggcagtcggtatggagcagttcgacctgctggttcagcaggtcagaggcctcaccgaagcagcgcaggccatgcagcagcagcagcaggcgTCAGTACGGTTGGAAAGGCATCGCCGAAGTTCCAAGACCCGGCAgtagggcaggccacttgggccagtcgtcctgtcttccctggaaaggggaatccgagggtggagagccctcggtCTGATCATTATTtcactcccggaggatccctaccttcactctatcagaagaccctcgagactcacagtcgagaggacctcctggatcgaaggctccaggagatgaaccgacggatcgaagagctccaccacgctccccctacttatggtgaggacatctgcactgaccctcctttctctcaaatgatcatgcaggaaccgatcccgccaaacttcaagctcccccaattcgaaagctacgatggaacctcggatccggttgaccatctggaggccttccggacaatgatgctgctccatggtacgtcagatgccatcctgtgccgagctttcccatccactctgaagggagcagcaaggaactggtactcagcattgaagtcgggtaccatcttctcttttgaccagatgagccaccagtttgtggctcattttgttagcagccggcatccccggagaggcttgaagtccctcatcaacatca
Above is a genomic segment from Elaeis guineensis isolate ETL-2024a chromosome 1, EG11, whole genome shotgun sequence containing:
- the LOC105032673 gene encoding L-type lectin-domain containing receptor kinase IX.1-like — its product is MAFHKSGSLQILMLFQLLSLLIPPVSPLSFNFSGNNSYKPNLSFNGDAYLAGSIVQLTQNQQGANLRSSVGSATYSESVPLWDKDSGTVADFTTNFRFAINGFGQKVSADGLAFFLSPFPFVQDPPTSSGAKLGLFKNNGNITDENKVVAVEFDSYWNPEVGDVSANHVGIDIWSIFSKTQADLNASIRENVQFIASIRYNAVTQNLSVFLSKASDPPRNWSLFYVVDLREFLPENVSVGFSASTGTLYESHSIYSWDFISSNLSSQDLPPSPEPSPTDETFDAKKKSKMKEVALAVCIGILPCGLVLVGSVICYKRACGGMKEEEEMALEKGGGPKKFSYSEEEEEMALEIGGGPKKFSYSELVIATGDFDEEAKLGEGGFGKVYKGVLHDPEQEVAIKRISRDSKQGKKEYTSEVTIISRLRHRNLVQLIGYCHERNDLLLVYEYMSNKSLDYHLYSEERLLTWPERYEIAFGLASVLLYLHEEWEQCVIHRDVKPSNVMLDSEFKAKLGDFGLARLVDHDSDMQTTVMAGTRGYIAPEYATTGKARKESDVYSFGVVMLEIACGRKSIDLKEKEDKVNLVKWVWELYGKNMCLIAVDKRLRMEFDERQMERFMIIGLYCTHPDYNSRPSIRQVINVLKCNAPLPDPPQKMPVARYIPPMDTSNLIPSSSSSSSSGRYSINSKVPTQI